Proteins found in one Bremerella volcania genomic segment:
- the mqnC gene encoding cyclic dehypoxanthinyl futalosine synthase, translating to MIAKLLDKAVAGERLTPEEGLKLLQSNDLLAIGRAADAVTRRMHPENYRTYNIDRNINYTNVCTAVCHFCAFYRSPKSSEGYVLPREEILKKVEETVALGGDQILMQGGLHPEYKLDWYEELLGDIKKAFPQVNLHAFSPPEIHHFTKVNKLPLKEVLQRLKDAGLGSLPGGGAEILNDRVRRELTRGKVMTDDWLNVMRVWHEIGGRSSATMMFGHVETLAERIEHLERVRQLQDETGGFTAFICWTFQPEHTDMSHIPPSGTFEYLKTQAISRLYLDNVPNIQSSWVTQGLKIGQLALLYGANDMGSLMIEENVVAEAGTVHFLTLQEIRDAISELGYEPRQRNVHYELFPKEHEMKAVQANALRNQELVTLS from the coding sequence ATGATTGCGAAATTGCTCGATAAAGCAGTCGCCGGCGAGCGACTGACCCCGGAAGAAGGCCTGAAGCTTCTCCAGTCGAACGACCTGTTGGCGATCGGCCGCGCCGCCGATGCGGTCACGCGCCGAATGCATCCGGAAAACTATCGCACGTACAACATCGATCGCAACATCAACTACACCAACGTCTGCACGGCCGTTTGCCACTTCTGCGCGTTCTACCGCAGCCCGAAAAGCAGCGAAGGGTACGTCCTTCCACGCGAAGAGATCCTCAAGAAGGTCGAAGAAACGGTCGCCCTCGGCGGCGATCAGATCCTCATGCAGGGCGGCCTGCACCCCGAGTACAAACTCGACTGGTATGAAGAGCTGTTGGGAGACATCAAGAAGGCTTTCCCGCAGGTCAACCTGCACGCGTTCAGCCCGCCTGAGATCCATCACTTCACCAAGGTCAACAAACTTCCGCTGAAGGAAGTGCTGCAGCGGCTGAAAGACGCCGGCCTGGGCAGTTTGCCGGGGGGCGGCGCCGAGATCCTCAACGATCGCGTCCGCCGTGAACTGACCCGCGGCAAAGTGATGACCGACGACTGGCTGAATGTGATGCGAGTCTGGCACGAGATCGGGGGACGCAGTTCCGCCACCATGATGTTCGGGCACGTCGAAACGCTGGCCGAACGGATTGAACACCTCGAGCGCGTCCGTCAGTTGCAGGACGAAACGGGCGGCTTCACGGCATTCATCTGCTGGACCTTCCAGCCAGAGCATACCGATATGAGCCACATTCCGCCGTCAGGCACGTTCGAGTACCTCAAGACCCAGGCCATCTCGCGGTTGTATCTCGACAACGTCCCCAACATTCAATCAAGCTGGGTCACCCAGGGCCTGAAGATCGGCCAATTGGCGCTGCTATACGGGGCCAACGACATGGGCAGCCTGATGATCGAAGAGAACGTCGTCGCCGAGGCCGGTACGGTTCACTTCCTGACCCTCCAGGAAATCCGCGACGCGATCAGCGAACTCGGCTACGAGCCCCGCCAACGCAACGTTCATTACGAACTGTTCCCCAAAGAACACGAAATGAAAGCCGTCCAGGCCAACGCTCTAAGAAACCAAGAGCTGGTGACGTTGTCTTAA
- a CDS encoding phosphoribosyl-ATP diphosphatase has product MSGEPNANPSVNVLAALMAVIEDRRANPPEKSYTTKLFQGGVPKIGEKIMEEAAEVVEAAGEEGEEGRQHLIYEAGDLIYHLLVMLGHREISLAEVEAELGRRFGVSGIDEKAARDPK; this is encoded by the coding sequence TTGTCCGGCGAACCTAACGCAAATCCTTCCGTGAACGTCCTGGCAGCGCTGATGGCCGTGATCGAAGATCGCCGCGCCAACCCGCCAGAGAAGTCGTACACCACCAAATTATTCCAAGGTGGCGTGCCTAAGATCGGCGAGAAGATCATGGAAGAGGCGGCCGAAGTGGTCGAGGCCGCCGGCGAAGAGGGAGAAGAGGGGCGTCAGCATCTGATCTATGAAGCGGGCGACCTGATCTATCACCTGCTGGTCATGCTGGGGCATCGCGAGATTTCCCTGGCCGAGGTCGAAGCCGAATTGGGACGCCGATTTGGCGTTTCTGGTATCGATGAAAAAGCGGCCCGCGACCCGAAGTAA
- a CDS encoding prolyl oligopeptidase family serine peptidase: MRNCLLFAAAFFLSATSLWADGPADNVPASVRPIPPEGIEIPAEDAAELSQGLERLDDLIKKLAMRRDAKTPRMLPDVEIFSRAIHQALKYREFFKPADIAAAKQTLTEGLNRAESLMEGKTPWTTQTGLVVRGYRSKIDQTVQPYGLEIPDDYNFDSIDAFRLDIWLHGRGERNTEANFIAERMKKPGQYQPAGTIVLHPFGRYCNAFKFAGEIDVLEGMQHVKDSYRIDDDRVAIRGFSMGGAGCWQMAVHYPDLFFAANPGAGFSETPLFLDVFQKETLEPTWYEKKLWQWYDCPGYAENVFNLPTVAYSGELDIQKQAADVMEAAIAAQGMRLTHIIGPETKHAIHADSKEIISAKLDALAKVGRITTPGEIRFATFTLRYPRMHWVTVAGLQEHWKQASVHAKVDSASNTIVIGTRNVTRLELNFPPGQTLLDVDQPVKVRIASSSDGVQGDYTDLTALQPETDRSWAARLEMTPAGWQLGWSTPTMLAKVPGLQGPIDDAFLDSFVVVSPTGEPWNEAANAWAVGEMNHFVEQWRQQFRGDAIVKADDMLTEADIASSNLILFGDPGSNVVLAKIADKLPIQWTKNEVTVGGKTYKATENAPVLIYPNPLNPAKYVVINSGFTYREYAYLNNARQVPKLPDWAIVEVTTKPDALWPGKIVDADFFDERWQVKSK; this comes from the coding sequence ATGCGAAACTGCCTCCTGTTTGCCGCTGCGTTCTTCCTGTCTGCAACTTCCCTGTGGGCCGATGGCCCGGCCGATAACGTCCCTGCCAGCGTTCGCCCGATTCCGCCTGAGGGGATCGAGATTCCGGCCGAAGATGCCGCGGAACTATCGCAGGGGCTCGAGCGGCTGGATGACCTGATCAAGAAGCTGGCGATGCGTCGCGACGCGAAAACGCCGCGGATGCTGCCGGACGTCGAGATCTTTTCCCGCGCCATCCACCAAGCCCTCAAGTACCGCGAGTTCTTCAAGCCGGCCGATATCGCCGCCGCCAAGCAGACGTTGACCGAAGGATTGAACCGGGCCGAAAGCCTGATGGAAGGAAAGACCCCATGGACCACGCAAACCGGCCTGGTCGTTCGCGGGTACCGCTCGAAGATCGATCAAACGGTGCAGCCGTACGGGCTGGAGATTCCTGACGACTACAATTTCGATTCGATCGACGCGTTTCGTCTGGATATCTGGCTGCACGGTCGGGGCGAACGCAACACCGAGGCCAACTTCATCGCCGAACGGATGAAGAAGCCAGGTCAGTATCAGCCTGCCGGAACAATCGTGCTGCATCCGTTTGGACGGTACTGCAACGCGTTCAAGTTCGCGGGCGAGATCGACGTTCTGGAAGGGATGCAGCACGTCAAAGATAGCTACCGCATCGACGACGACCGCGTCGCGATTCGCGGGTTTTCAATGGGCGGGGCAGGGTGCTGGCAGATGGCCGTGCATTACCCCGACTTGTTCTTTGCCGCCAATCCCGGGGCAGGCTTCTCGGAAACGCCGTTGTTTTTGGACGTGTTCCAGAAGGAAACGCTGGAGCCGACCTGGTACGAAAAGAAACTGTGGCAGTGGTACGACTGCCCAGGCTACGCCGAGAACGTCTTCAATCTGCCGACGGTCGCCTACAGTGGTGAACTCGATATTCAGAAGCAAGCCGCCGACGTAATGGAAGCTGCGATCGCCGCCCAGGGGATGCGGCTGACGCATATCATCGGCCCCGAGACGAAGCACGCGATTCATGCCGACTCGAAAGAGATCATTTCGGCGAAGCTCGATGCCCTGGCGAAAGTGGGCCGCATCACCACGCCTGGCGAGATCCGCTTCGCCACGTTCACCCTGCGTTATCCACGGATGCACTGGGTAACCGTCGCCGGTCTGCAGGAGCACTGGAAGCAGGCCAGCGTGCATGCCAAAGTCGACTCGGCGAGCAATACGATCGTGATCGGCACGCGGAACGTTACCCGCTTGGAACTGAACTTCCCGCCCGGGCAAACGCTGTTGGACGTCGACCAGCCGGTGAAAGTTCGCATTGCCTCGTCCAGTGATGGCGTTCAAGGCGACTACACCGACCTGACGGCATTGCAGCCAGAGACCGACCGTTCGTGGGCGGCCCGCTTGGAAATGACGCCCGCTGGCTGGCAGCTTGGTTGGAGCACGCCTACCATGCTGGCGAAAGTGCCTGGGCTGCAAGGTCCGATTGACGACGCGTTCCTCGATAGTTTCGTCGTGGTCAGCCCGACGGGCGAGCCGTGGAACGAAGCGGCTAACGCCTGGGCCGTTGGCGAGATGAATCACTTCGTCGAACAATGGCGACAACAGTTCCGCGGCGATGCCATCGTGAAAGCGGACGACATGCTAACCGAGGCCGACATTGCCAGCAGTAACCTCATTCTGTTCGGCGACCCCGGCAGCAACGTAGTGCTAGCCAAGATCGCCGACAAGTTGCCGATTCAGTGGACCAAGAATGAGGTGACCGTTGGCGGGAAGACCTACAAGGCAACCGAGAACGCCCCGGTGCTGATCTACCCGAACCCGCTGAACCCGGCCAAGTACGTGGTGATTAATAGCGGCTTCACCTATCGCGAGTACGCTTACCTGAACAATGCCCGCCAGGTACCCAAACTGCCCGACTGGGCGATCGTGGAAGTGACGACGAAGCCGGATGCGTTGTGGCCGGGGAAGATTGTGGATGCCGACTTCTTTGATGAGCGTTGGCAGGTGAAGTCAAAATAG
- the miaA gene encoding tRNA (adenosine(37)-N6)-dimethylallyltransferase MiaA, with the protein MTNPTTDKDFTFLDCWFLSGATASGKTRVGLHLAEKINAEIIALDSMSLYRAMDIGTAKPTLDEQAVIPHHLIDVLDPNENSSISHYLEMAEQAVKEIRGRGKEALFVGGTPLYLKALLRGLSEGPAPDPELRKALEEEAAKVGNAALHARLRLVDPLAAARIHENDTRRMIRALEVHQATGRPMSHYQFEFEDHVKPEDCKAFWLSWDRSVLHDRINQRVDTMFDVGLIEEVRRLLDTYSPLSTTAMQAVGYQEVIDYLADNQELESTKDRVKARTRQFAKRQCTWFRSLPECREVTLSGTLDAAAVAQQIYEMGTAS; encoded by the coding sequence ATGACCAATCCCACGACTGACAAAGACTTTACCTTCCTGGACTGCTGGTTTCTTTCGGGGGCGACCGCCAGCGGAAAAACGCGGGTCGGGCTTCACCTGGCTGAGAAAATTAACGCGGAAATCATCGCCCTCGACTCGATGTCCCTCTACCGCGCGATGGATATCGGCACCGCCAAGCCGACACTGGATGAGCAAGCCGTCATCCCGCACCACCTGATTGACGTGCTCGATCCGAACGAAAACTCCAGCATTTCCCATTACCTGGAGATGGCCGAACAGGCCGTTAAAGAGATCCGCGGGCGCGGCAAAGAGGCCCTCTTCGTGGGTGGTACCCCGCTCTATTTGAAGGCCTTACTACGAGGTCTTTCCGAAGGCCCAGCCCCGGATCCCGAGTTACGAAAAGCCTTGGAAGAGGAAGCGGCCAAAGTGGGTAACGCGGCCCTGCATGCCCGGCTAAGACTGGTCGATCCCCTTGCCGCGGCCCGCATTCATGAAAACGATACCCGCCGCATGATCCGCGCCCTCGAAGTGCACCAGGCTACCGGTAGGCCGATGAGCCATTACCAGTTCGAGTTTGAAGATCACGTCAAACCGGAAGACTGCAAGGCGTTCTGGCTCTCCTGGGATCGCTCGGTATTGCACGATCGAATCAACCAGCGCGTCGATACGATGTTCGACGTCGGCCTGATCGAGGAAGTACGGCGTCTGCTCGATACCTATTCCCCACTGAGCACCACCGCCATGCAGGCGGTCGGCTACCAGGAAGTGATCGACTACCTGGCCGACAATCAAGAGTTGGAGTCGACCAAAGATCGCGTCAAAGCCCGGACGCGGCAATTCGCCAAGCGTCAATGCACGTGGTTTCGCAGCTTGCCCGAATGCCGCGAAGTGACGCTCAGCGGCACGCTCGATGCCGCAGCGGTCGCCCAGCAAATCTACGAAATGGGGACCGCCTCTTGA
- a CDS encoding endonuclease domain-containing protein — MEPNQPTNSQRRKSLRQTSTKPEQLIWSVLQNRKLAGLKFRRQHSIGPWIADFACMEKMVVIEIDGGYHDKTQDKDTERQRYLEAEGFKVLRFQNEEVLTNLEGVSIAIRRLLGLPDEDNPSP; from the coding sequence ATGGAGCCCAACCAACCTACCAACTCTCAACGCCGCAAATCTCTCCGCCAAACTTCTACCAAACCAGAGCAACTAATCTGGTCGGTTCTGCAAAATCGTAAACTCGCTGGCTTGAAGTTCAGACGGCAACATTCCATCGGTCCATGGATAGCGGACTTCGCCTGCATGGAGAAGATGGTCGTGATCGAAATCGATGGTGGATATCACGACAAGACTCAAGACAAAGATACTGAACGCCAGCGTTACCTTGAAGCGGAAGGATTCAAAGTGCTTCGCTTTCAGAACGAGGAGGTGCTCACGAATCTTGAAGGCGTCAGCATTGCCATCCGGCGATTGTTGGGGTTGCCCGATGAAGATAACCCCTCACCCTAA
- a CDS encoding AAA family ATPase has product MQLNQIQIDGFGVWHDLSVEQLSPTITVLFGHNEAGKSTLLHFLRTMLYGQEPDAERRYLPPVHGGEPGGALRVNGSMGRFKVVRRFNHDGSEEQVWIEAKDGTRQSRAQLDALLEGVDRLTYSNIFAVGLREMQLLATLDDSVAAQKIYELTSGLDRISLAEVMRELESSRCRLISGGEEEALVDQLLERHQVLKKEIEQLRGGTQEWSNLLNQRRALETQINQFQFKTADLEKVAQFVEMCQEVRPEINRRNKLMEKIDSYGELPEVSRETLRHLHSLQDQIAKKRTKCRDLRASYTELREKHSSIPVNQELARQAARVDALGEQRQWILSLTQQLERNEEEVAQINSEIDDLWEQTGIKTRGGKRPDLSRKQLRSLRDPLRTLENATQELEEAKRHTSTHEEELLGVESEVEESLISLGEEDLNKALTKAGDLVNLLRRRIQVEDKIDQIRIQYRESEAETHDLLEHQMMPKPEMVFLGALFIAGGSMTLMSIFGNALMIGSGLGHFGWIFGSMAMVASYSLKRKMDNETAQQFDSAKRQLMLLDQQLDKAVAEQKELDVSLPRGNGALLARLKSAEDHLARLEELIPLGHKLGEVREKQESSTRQISDMEAAVVRARKNWKDALRVLDLPEDINPDRVKSLGRFLAQIHQYRKRLKAIRSENEIAERERESLLGRISHLAKDVGVQPKTNDALLLLGQLEDDLLRQEGKHKQRTALFEQGQKVRGEFRRVAEEAKELIAEREQILEEANSADEEEYLTWIVKTEEVEQLQAKLEEQNEKIEEKIDGECTVEEVEAWLETTISKDADEQLAKLLADHQHAEKRMQECFERRGELKVQLEALEKNDRLMHAQLEVSEVEAQLEKAIEKWQTLATTSCLLEQIRRVYENDRQPETLRLASSYMKKLTDGRYTRIWTPLHENTLFVEEREADSKSLAHLSEGTREQVFLSVRLALIHLFARQGRVLPVILDDVLVNFDSKRSKATAEVFKEFAAEGHQLLIFTCHEHIAAMFQDMGADVRALPKFTGICRPGLIEIEDPLPKMELAPPKPEPAPEPKPEPKPAPKPKVKQLPLPEPKVTVHIEDPKPEPVPPPTYEYTEVVLPEYVPIQYEVIKHVEPEPEPLPIVQLPKEEPVRLRCDVLQEEVSYRLKGSDVTAKYYLSLSDFGVEMNGNVNYRLKDADGSRANQIDWDALLEEEPVEEEPVEEEFPVADAIVEPESQWEPEPEPEPEPLPEPPKKKMRIRYVYTAHDEFGWDSPRRWYEQKDPRKDHDEVIIREEIVNEDDAS; this is encoded by the coding sequence ATGCAACTCAATCAAATTCAAATCGACGGTTTCGGCGTCTGGCACGACCTGAGTGTCGAGCAGCTTTCGCCGACCATCACCGTTCTGTTCGGCCACAACGAAGCGGGCAAGAGCACGCTGTTGCACTTCCTGCGAACGATGCTGTACGGCCAGGAACCCGATGCCGAACGCCGCTATCTGCCGCCTGTGCATGGTGGCGAGCCAGGCGGCGCCTTGCGCGTCAACGGTTCGATGGGACGCTTCAAGGTGGTGCGCCGCTTTAATCATGACGGCAGCGAAGAACAGGTTTGGATCGAAGCGAAGGACGGGACTCGGCAAAGCCGCGCGCAGCTGGATGCGCTGCTGGAAGGGGTCGATCGTCTGACCTACAGCAATATCTTCGCCGTCGGTCTCCGCGAGATGCAGCTTTTGGCGACGCTCGACGATAGCGTGGCCGCCCAGAAGATTTACGAACTGACCAGCGGGCTCGATCGCATTTCGCTGGCCGAGGTAATGCGCGAACTGGAGTCCTCGCGTTGCCGGTTGATCTCTGGCGGCGAAGAAGAGGCGCTGGTCGACCAGCTGCTCGAACGGCACCAGGTGCTGAAGAAGGAAATCGAGCAACTCCGCGGCGGAACGCAGGAATGGTCGAACCTGCTCAACCAGCGTCGGGCCCTCGAAACGCAGATCAATCAGTTTCAGTTCAAAACAGCCGACCTGGAAAAGGTCGCCCAGTTCGTCGAGATGTGCCAGGAAGTCCGGCCTGAGATCAATCGCCGTAACAAGCTGATGGAGAAGATCGACTCGTACGGCGAGTTGCCGGAAGTTTCGCGCGAGACGCTCCGGCATCTGCATTCGTTGCAGGATCAGATCGCCAAGAAGCGGACCAAATGCCGCGATCTTCGGGCCAGCTATACCGAACTGCGCGAGAAGCACAGCTCGATTCCCGTGAACCAGGAACTCGCCCGCCAGGCCGCCCGGGTCGATGCCCTTGGTGAACAGCGGCAATGGATTTTGTCGCTGACGCAGCAGTTGGAGCGCAACGAAGAAGAAGTCGCCCAGATCAATTCCGAGATCGACGATTTGTGGGAACAGACAGGCATCAAGACGCGCGGCGGCAAACGCCCCGACTTGTCGCGGAAGCAGCTGCGTTCGCTGCGTGACCCATTGCGTACTCTGGAGAACGCGACGCAAGAGTTGGAAGAAGCCAAGCGTCACACATCGACCCATGAAGAAGAGCTACTGGGTGTCGAGAGCGAAGTCGAAGAGTCCCTTATCTCGCTGGGCGAAGAAGACCTGAACAAGGCCCTCACCAAGGCGGGCGACCTGGTCAATCTGCTGCGTCGCCGCATTCAGGTCGAAGACAAGATCGACCAGATCCGCATCCAGTACCGCGAGTCGGAAGCGGAAACGCACGACCTGCTGGAACATCAAATGATGCCGAAGCCAGAGATGGTGTTCCTGGGGGCACTGTTCATCGCCGGCGGCTCGATGACGCTGATGTCGATCTTCGGCAATGCCCTGATGATTGGCTCGGGTCTGGGGCACTTCGGCTGGATCTTCGGCTCGATGGCAATGGTCGCTTCGTACAGTCTGAAGCGGAAGATGGACAACGAGACCGCTCAGCAGTTCGATTCGGCCAAGCGTCAACTGATGCTGCTGGATCAACAGCTCGACAAAGCGGTGGCCGAACAGAAAGAGCTAGACGTCTCGCTGCCGCGCGGCAACGGGGCGCTGCTGGCTCGGCTGAAAAGTGCCGAAGATCACCTGGCCCGGTTGGAAGAGTTGATCCCGCTGGGGCACAAGCTGGGGGAAGTTCGCGAGAAGCAAGAGTCGAGCACGCGTCAGATCAGCGACATGGAAGCCGCCGTCGTGCGAGCCCGCAAGAACTGGAAAGACGCCCTGCGGGTTCTCGATCTGCCGGAAGACATCAACCCCGATCGCGTGAAGTCTTTGGGCCGCTTCCTGGCTCAGATTCACCAGTATCGCAAGCGTCTGAAAGCCATTCGCAGCGAGAACGAAATCGCCGAGCGCGAACGCGAATCACTCTTAGGTCGCATTTCGCACCTGGCCAAAGACGTCGGAGTGCAGCCGAAGACCAACGACGCGCTCTTGCTGCTGGGGCAGTTGGAAGACGACCTGTTGCGTCAGGAAGGGAAGCACAAGCAGCGAACAGCCTTGTTCGAGCAAGGTCAGAAGGTTCGCGGCGAGTTCCGCCGAGTCGCGGAAGAAGCGAAGGAACTGATCGCCGAGCGTGAACAGATTCTGGAAGAAGCCAACAGTGCCGACGAAGAAGAGTACCTGACCTGGATCGTCAAGACGGAAGAAGTCGAACAGCTGCAAGCCAAGCTGGAAGAACAGAACGAGAAAATCGAAGAAAAGATCGACGGCGAATGCACCGTCGAGGAAGTCGAAGCGTGGCTGGAAACGACGATCAGCAAAGATGCCGACGAGCAGTTGGCCAAGCTGCTGGCCGATCATCAGCACGCTGAAAAGCGCATGCAGGAATGCTTCGAGCGTCGCGGCGAGTTGAAGGTTCAACTGGAAGCCCTGGAAAAGAACGACCGCCTGATGCACGCCCAACTGGAAGTTTCCGAAGTGGAGGCCCAGCTGGAAAAGGCGATCGAAAAGTGGCAGACGCTGGCCACCACGTCGTGCCTATTGGAACAGATTCGCCGCGTTTACGAAAACGATCGCCAGCCTGAAACGCTGCGATTGGCTTCGTCGTATATGAAGAAGCTGACCGACGGCCGTTACACCCGCATTTGGACGCCGCTGCACGAGAACACCTTGTTCGTCGAAGAACGCGAAGCCGACTCGAAGAGCCTGGCTCACCTCAGCGAAGGGACCCGCGAACAGGTCTTCCTCAGCGTTCGCCTGGCATTGATTCACTTGTTCGCCCGCCAAGGCCGCGTGCTGCCGGTGATTCTGGACGACGTGCTGGTGAACTTCGACTCGAAACGCTCGAAGGCCACGGCCGAAGTCTTCAAGGAGTTTGCCGCCGAAGGGCATCAACTGCTGATCTTCACCTGCCACGAGCACATCGCCGCGATGTTCCAGGACATGGGAGCCGACGTCCGGGCACTGCCGAAGTTCACCGGTATCTGCCGTCCTGGTTTGATCGAAATCGAAGATCCGCTGCCCAAGATGGAACTGGCACCTCCCAAGCCGGAACCCGCACCTGAACCCAAGCCTGAGCCGAAACCGGCTCCGAAGCCAAAAGTCAAACAGCTTCCGCTGCCCGAGCCGAAGGTCACCGTTCATATCGAAGACCCGAAGCCTGAGCCGGTACCGCCGCCAACGTACGAGTACACGGAAGTCGTGCTGCCGGAGTACGTGCCGATCCAATACGAAGTGATCAAGCACGTCGAGCCTGAGCCCGAACCGTTGCCGATCGTGCAACTGCCCAAGGAAGAGCCGGTACGACTTCGCTGCGACGTCTTGCAGGAAGAAGTCAGCTACCGCCTGAAAGGAAGCGACGTCACCGCCAAGTACTACCTGTCGCTATCCGACTTCGGCGTCGAGATGAACGGCAACGTCAACTATCGGCTGAAGGATGCCGACGGAAGCCGGGCCAACCAGATCGATTGGGATGCTTTGCTGGAAGAAGAGCCGGTCGAAGAAGAACCGGTCGAGGAAGAATTCCCCGTGGCCGATGCCATCGTCGAGCCGGAATCGCAGTGGGAACCAGAGCCTGAGCCGGAACCCGAACCGCTGCCAGAACCACCCAAGAAAAAGATGCGGATTCGTTACGTCTACACGGCCCACGACGAATTCGGATGGGACTCGCCGCGCCGCTGGTACGAACAGAAAGATCCTCGCAAGGATCACGATGAAGTGATCATTCGCGAAGAAATCGTCAACGAGGACGATGCCTCGTAG
- a CDS encoding menaquinone biosynthetic enzyme MqnA/MqnD family protein has product MNAVEMKARVGAVRYLNTKPLVHGLDGAETPFTLSFDYPSHLADQLALGLLDVALIPSIEYFLGDGYRIITDACIGCLGPVWSVKIFFRVPPRQIQTLALDEGSRTSAALAKILLAERLDVRPRLQALPLGSDMRDCEADAILLIGDRAIHPPAIDAVEVWDLGETWVDWTGLPFVFAMWVARPGVPTESIAQHLMQARNRGLENLQEIAEREAPNYRLTTSECFQYFHDNLHFTLGPQEKAALTRFYDYAVGLDLAPSGRTPIYDDCEIAR; this is encoded by the coding sequence GTGAACGCCGTCGAGATGAAGGCCCGCGTAGGAGCCGTTCGCTACTTGAACACCAAGCCCTTGGTTCACGGTCTGGATGGCGCAGAGACTCCCTTCACCCTCTCGTTCGATTACCCCAGCCACCTTGCCGACCAGCTTGCCCTGGGCCTGTTAGACGTGGCGTTGATCCCCTCGATCGAATACTTCCTGGGGGACGGCTACCGAATCATTACCGACGCCTGCATTGGCTGCCTGGGACCGGTTTGGAGCGTGAAGATCTTCTTCCGCGTTCCTCCCCGGCAGATTCAAACGCTGGCCTTGGACGAAGGCTCGCGAACCAGTGCCGCGCTAGCAAAGATCCTGCTGGCCGAGCGACTCGACGTTCGGCCCCGCCTGCAGGCGCTCCCTCTGGGTAGCGATATGCGGGACTGCGAAGCGGATGCGATCCTGTTGATTGGCGACCGAGCGATCCATCCACCGGCGATCGACGCCGTCGAAGTGTGGGACCTGGGGGAAACATGGGTCGACTGGACGGGGCTGCCGTTCGTTTTCGCCATGTGGGTTGCCCGGCCAGGCGTCCCCACCGAATCGATCGCCCAGCACTTGATGCAGGCAAGAAACCGCGGACTGGAAAACCTGCAGGAAATCGCCGAGCGGGAAGCCCCCAACTACCGGCTGACCACCAGCGAGTGCTTCCAATATTTTCACGATAATTTACATTTCACGCTGGGCCCGCAAGAGAAAGCGGCCCTCACGCGTTTTTACGACTATGCAGTTGGATTAGATCTAGCACCCAGCGGCAGGACACCGATTTACGATGATTGCGAAATTGCTCGATAA
- the hisG gene encoding ATP phosphoribosyltransferase — protein MENFRIGIPSKGRLAEVATELLGDAGLKFRRQDRSLFARVRDMPIDITFLRTDDIPVLCAEGAIDMGITGSDLVEEAEVDVETRMELGVGKCRLALCVPEDTDWKSVEDMKSCRVATSFPNVTNSYMVANGAQPHLVNLSGSVEVMISLGIADAIVDLVETGSTLAANRLKIFAEIGSYQTVLIQNKQKRQPELADRIVRRLEGVVIARDYSLLEYNIPREKLAEAEKITPGFNSPTINPLEDDAWCAVRAMVKRKEVIDVMEQLEQLGASAILQTNIANCRL, from the coding sequence ATGGAAAACTTCCGGATTGGCATTCCCAGCAAAGGGCGACTCGCGGAAGTCGCTACCGAACTTCTCGGCGACGCCGGCCTGAAATTTCGTCGCCAGGATCGCAGCCTGTTTGCTCGGGTTCGCGATATGCCGATCGACATCACCTTCCTGCGGACCGATGACATCCCGGTGCTGTGCGCCGAAGGGGCCATCGACATGGGGATCACCGGTAGCGACCTCGTCGAGGAAGCCGAAGTTGACGTCGAGACCCGCATGGAACTGGGCGTGGGCAAGTGCCGCCTGGCGTTGTGCGTGCCGGAAGATACCGATTGGAAAAGCGTCGAGGACATGAAGTCGTGCCGCGTCGCGACCAGCTTCCCCAACGTTACCAACAGCTACATGGTCGCCAACGGAGCGCAGCCTCATTTGGTGAACCTGTCAGGCTCGGTCGAAGTGATGATCTCGCTGGGCATTGCCGACGCGATCGTCGACCTGGTCGAGACCGGCAGCACGCTGGCCGCGAATCGCTTGAAGATCTTTGCCGAGATCGGCAGCTACCAAACGGTGCTCATCCAGAACAAGCAGAAGCGTCAGCCTGAGCTTGCCGACCGGATCGTTCGCCGATTGGAAGGGGTGGTGATCGCTCGCGATTACTCGCTGCTGGAATACAACATACCCCGCGAAAAGCTCGCCGAGGCCGAAAAGATCACCCCGGGCTTCAACTCGCCGACGATCAACCCGCTGGAAGACGACGCCTGGTGCGCGGTGCGGGCCATGGTCAAGCGCAAGGAAGTGATCGACGTGATGGAACAGCTGGAACAACTCGGCGCGTCGGCCATCCTGCAAACGAACATCGCCAACTGCCGGTTGTAA